Genomic segment of Nothobranchius furzeri strain GRZ-AD chromosome 12, NfurGRZ-RIMD1, whole genome shotgun sequence:
GAGAGAGGATGTCTGAGGCATGCTTCACTGTGTCTCTGAACCGGGGGTCTTCGGAGTTCTCAACTTCCTTCTTAGCCACCAACAGGACCCGGTTAGCTCGCCTTGCTATGCTTGTTGCCCCAGCAACTAGCATTTGGGGCTGAACATTTGCCATGGCAACTCGACACTTATCAATGTCCTTCTTTATAGCCTCTTCGGAAGCATCTAAAAGAGATTTGGTGTCGATGGCTTCATCAACCAGACCTGAAGGTGCACACATGAAACACACGTGAATCCCTTTGAGTGCCTCAGTGAAATAAAAGTGTTCGTTGCTTATAACTTTTAGAAAACCATCACCAGTCATTCTTTCCACGTTGTCAATCCACTGGTTCTTCATGGTGTCAAAGTGCTCGTATGCTGCTTTGTTACCGGGATTCTTCAGCAGGATCCGAGCTGCGGAGGTCACCTGGATGTACACACTCGCGTTCAGTGTGACATCCACATGCTTCATGTCATCATGCAAATCAGGTGGACCAAAGCAAACAGGAGCACCTGTGGTGTTAGCTCCCTGGCATGTTTCAcagcagcatggatgccctccactGTGCTTTTGTTGGCCGTTCCCACGGCAGCGGCTTTCTCAGCGGTCGCACCCAGCCGACCTGCGTGGGTCTCAAAGTTTCCTGCTCGCTCCTCGAAGACCTTAGTCAAACATTTATGTCAGTTTATCAAAGTGATAATAAATGCTTTAGATTTCAGGAGTAGTtgggagttttttttattttattttattttataatgcAGACCTCCTCTCGGTTGGGGGCATCAGGAGGAGCAGTTGCAGCAACTGCCAGCAGCTTGATCGGTGTGGTGGTGTCGCTGAAAACATCTGACACCTCCTGGGTCATCACTTCCTGCATGTGCTGCCTTAGGTCCTGGGACAAGCAGAGAGGGCTGATTCTGTCCACTAGGTGGCGCTATGTGGCCATGCCTTTTACAAAAACCATCTAAAGTTGATTTTTCATCAAACTGAAGGTTTATGCGCCCTTCATAGCCAGACAACTTtatactgtatgtgtctgatgtactGAGATACCTTGAGGGTGTCCTGCAGTTGTGCAGCTGTGGCTCGTGCGTGAGGAGCCTCAGCTTCTCCCCTGTTGGCCATGTCCGCCAAAGACGTCATCAGTGCTTCTGTCCGGTCACAACGACCAATCATATCCTGTCGGTACGGGCCTAACAAGCCTCCTGCCAACCTCTTCCCCTCGCCAACCATCCCTCTGATTGCCGCCTGACCTGCAAGAATTACATTTCAGACAACATCTAATAACTGAAACTTTGCTGACTGAAGATTTTTTCTTCAGAATTGGGGAATTGCTGCATTCTGGTCTTATCCACCTTATTCCCAGCCCCCCAAGATCCTTCTGCGTGAAAATGTGACTTACCTCCGGTCCAGCGTATATATTTACATTGCTACCAAAGATGGATGATACGATCCGCTGGCATCAATCCATTTTTTATGGTCTTTTTAGAGACGTGAACTATGTGGGAACATCAGTTGTCACAGCTGACGGATGCCGTTACAATTCCCCTACTGCAATAGAGGATCATGTGACAATCAGGCCAAAGGTAACGTACTGTAGCATTTTAGCTACCGAGAAACAAACCTCATCGTGCAAAACCAATAGCTTTGTGCTACTTCCGGTATCTCACCGGATGTTGCTTGCATCATCGTTTTCACATGAGAAGGTCCAGGAATAAGGTGCATAATTTTCCAGTAAGGACATTTTGTGAGCAATAGCTTTAGGTTATGTCTTTTAAGATGGCTCATAGTAAGCAGGTACCTGTGATCCACTGTAGCCTCTCACACTCTGCTCCCATGTGGAAGCATGAGAGAAGAGAGGAAACAAAAACAGCAAGGCATGAAACCAAAGCTTTCACTGAGCTGCTCAGTGATTCATGCACGAGATTCATCGCCGGGGGTTTTGTGGAAACCGCAGTCATTGATCATTTTCTGAATGGGATACTTTGTCATtcatcagctaaatgtaaagtttTAACAGCTTCCATCTCTCTCAGGATCACCTAAAAAGATGGTTCTTCGCCTACCTACGCCTCTATCATCCACCCCGGGGTTGTTCACCCAGCGGAGGGCCTGCTCCATCTTGCCCTCCAAAGTGACAGCAGGCTTTGCGGGTCTCATGTTGGCCACGGCCCGGTTGGTTTTGGACTGTAGGTTCAGTAGCGCCGCTCCAATCTGCTTTGCAAGTGCGCGGGCCTCTGGGCTGTCACCTTTACCCCTGAGACGGAAACAAAAGGTGGTAGAAAGGAAAAGGCAAAAAGCAATGATGGTAatgtagtaaatggcctgtatttgcatagcgccttcttagggtcctacaatcccccaaggcgcttcacaacacaaccaatcatccactcattcacacacacattcacacactggtgatgatgagctacaatgtagctacagctgccgtgAGGCGCACTgagagaggcgaggcctgctgtacacaggcaccaccggtccctccgaccatgcaccatcagcaggcaagtgtctcgcccaatgacacaacagcagcatcctcTGGTAGGAGCCTGGACaagccgctctacctcctgagctactgctagtaAAGACCCGTCACCTGGTTAATGTCTCGCTGCAGCCGTGTTAGATGACACTTTAAAAGTGAAATACCATCCTTGAAGGCTGAGAACAAAGCTCCTGTTCAAAACCTGTTTTAGAAATGTTATAATCATCCCCATTTAAAAAACACAATTATGACTTTATGTTAAAAAATCAAATACGTCTATACTTGTGTTTTGTGACCTTGTACAGCCAGTTCTTATAGAGTCACACAAAGTAAAATATCTCTGTGTTAAATATTGCACTGTCTGTTCCAGATTAGAGGATATTTGATAATCCCTTCCCTCGTGCAGACACAGATATTTTTTCCTCATCTTGTAAGGTGGTTAATTACGTAGTACTTCCCTCAAAATTATTCCCAGTTTTATTTCTgtgcttatttttatttatttatttatttatttattttttaccaatCTCATACCCAACCCCAGCAAACCACACTGGAACATCTAGAAACCTAATCGTAGGAGTAATGCCCAAGGTTATTGAACAGCAACATATTTTCCAAACAGGCATAAAAAGCCACGTATTGGTGGCTTGTGGATGAAGCCTGAGCCTAAAAGAAAAGGGCCCAAGAATGACATATTCAGTGTTTAGTTGTTGACATGAGCATCAGAGAAGAAGCTTACTGTTTGCGTAGCTCCACAAGCCGGGCGGCAAGTCCTGCAATCTCGTTTATGGACCGGAGGATGTCATCCCTCTCTTTGGGGTCTTCACAAAGATCGGCGATGCGTTTAGCCTCTGCTAGAAGTGCTCTGATGTTCTCCTCTCCCTCAGCACCACCGTTAGGATCGGCCAGCCAGGCCTAAAGGTTTTTAAACAGCAAATTTACCTCTGAGTAATAATACGCTTTTCTTTTTAACTGAACAAAAAGGAGAATTGTACAACAGACCTAGATGGTGTGATTCATGGATTACTCCTGACCAAAGGTCACCTTCACCTTCAAGGTCACCAAAGGTTCTGACCAGGTCACCTTCCTGGTctttaaagaccaaaggtgacagatctttTGCTGCTGTGaatcccagactctggaactccctctccctgagcctgagatcagtggactcagtggtctcctttaaaaagcagctgaagactcaccttttcacgctggcttttgcgtgaccttcatcaccaccctctctttcttctgttcttattccgcctttcctgggatccattgatttctctctttcctgttcattttctctcttcctttcctgccatttttttcttttctccttttaaacatattttattcatttttgaaATCCTTTGAaacttacttttttttttgtttttgtgaagcaccttatgatttttatcttgagaggcgctatataaaagatcattttctttctttttcctttctttcttttctgtacATTATTTTTCTCTGACCTGTGCAGCATCCAGTCTTCTAGCAATGGCCTGCTTGGCATTGATTAGAGCTTCCAGTCTGCGTGCGGCGCTGTCCACTTTGCCAAAAAGCAAATCTAAGCCCTGTGAGCACTGGCCCGCTCGCTGCACACATCCCGGTGTTGGGCCCTGGCCTCTGTCAGAAACAGTAAACGTAATCAGCTGAAGTAAAATCAACATGGCAATGAAGGCAAAAGTGCAAACACACTACCTGACTCGTAAATCTGCAATTTGGTCTGACATTTGTCCCAGAGCCTTAGTGGTTGCCAGTATGTCTTTCCTCTCTTTCCCAGCACACAGCTCTCCCACCTTACCAGCTTCATCCAGGATCACACGCAGTGCCACCTCACCAGGGTCTCCTAGAGGACAACACGCTACAAGCATGATGTAAACATGGAACAACACAAAGAGCTTTCTGGGGACAGAAAGCTACCTGGCTGTCCATGAGGGTCTTTCAGCCAGCTTTTAGCCTGTGCCATCTTCGACTCAATCAAAGCCAAAGATCTCTTCAAAGCCTCCATATCCTGAAATGATGAGAAAATAGAAAAAGTTTAGCCTCTTTTAGCAGCGgagcatttcattttctgttaaaTTATGAACCATGAGTTACGTTTTGTCTCTTAACGAAAAACTGTTTTCAGAAGATTCTGTGCTCATTCAAAACTTCTGCTAAAGCACTGCTGAAATGTTATAAAATTAATATTAttatcgtctcgtctcgtctcgtcttcctccgcttatccgggtccgggtcgcgggggcagcaacccaactagggagctccaggccgtcctctccccggccttgtccaccagctcctccggcaggacccctaggcgttcccggaccagattggagatgtaacctctccaacgtgtcctgggtcgacccgggggccttctgccggcaggacatgcccgaaacacctccccggggaggcgtccaggaggcatcctgaccagatgcccaaaccacctcaactggctcctttcgatccggaggagcagcggttctactccgagtccctcccgaatgtccgagctcctcaccctatctctaaggctgagcccggccaccctacggaggaaactcatttcggccgcttgtatccgcgatctcgttctttcggtcattacccaaagctcatgaccataggtgaggattgggacgtagatcgaccggtaaatcgagagcctggctttctggctcagctccctcttccccacgacagatcggctcagcgtccgcatcactgcagacgccgaaccaatccgcctgtcgatctcccgatccctcctaccctcactcgtgaacaagaccccgagatacttaaactcctccacttgaggtaggacctctcccccgacccggaggtggcaagccacccttttccggtcgagaaccatggtctcagatttggaggtgctgatcctcatcccagccgcttcacattcggccgcgaacctacccagcaagagctgaaggtcagagctgaatgaagctaggaggaccacatcatccgcaaaaagcagagacgagattctcctgccaccaaactcgacacactccacaccacggctgcgtctagaaattctgtccataaaagtgatgaacagaaccggtgacaaagggcagccctggcggagtccaaccctcactgggaacaggtccgacttactaccggcaaactcacgctcctctggtaaagggactgaatggcccttaacagaaagccacccaccccatactcctggagcgtcccccacagggtgcccctggggacacggtcataagccttctccaaatccacaaagcacatgtggattggtcgggcaaactcccatgccccctccatcacccttgcaagggtatagagctggtccacagttccacggccaggacgaaaaccacattgctcctcctctatctgagattcaactatcgatcggaccctcctctccagtaccttggagtagacctttccagggaggctgaggagtgtgatccccctaaagttggaacacaccctcaggtcacccttcttaaagatggggaccaccaccccggtctgccactccctaggaactgcccccgatgaccacgcaatgttgtagagacgtgtcaaccatgacagccctacaacatccatagccttgagatacccaggacgaacctcatccgcccccggggctccgccgctgtgtagttgtttgactacctcagcaacttctgcccccgagatcggacagtccatccccaggcctcccagctctggttcctcctcggaatgcgcattggtgggattgaggagctcctcaaagtattccttccaccgtccgactatagcctcagttgacgtcagcagctccccatacccactgtaaacagtgtgagcgagttgctgccttcctctcctgaggcgccggacagtttgccagaacctctttggagccgatcgatagtctttctccatggcctcaccaaactcctcccacgcccgagattttgcctcggcaactgccactgctgcaccccgcttggctatccggtacctgtctgctgcctccggagacccactgcccagccacgccctgtaggcctccttcttcagcttgacggctccccgaacctctggtgtccaccagcgggtacgggggttgccaccacgactggcaccggccaccttacgaccacagctagcaacagccgcctcgacaatcgcagagtggaacaaggcccactcggactcaatgtcccccactgctctcgggacgtggtcaaagctctgccggaggtgggagttgaagaccgtcttgacaggttcttctgccaggcgttcccagcagaccctcactatgcgtttgggtctgccaggtctacgcggcatgttcccttgccatctgatccaactcaccaccaggtggtgatcagttgacagctccgcccctctcttcactcgggtgtccaaaacatacggccgcaggtcagatgatacgactacaaaatctatcatcgacctgtgacctaggctgccctggtaccaagtgtaccggtgggcaaccttatgttcgaacatggtgttcgttatggccaaactgcggcttgcacagaagtccaataacaaaacaccgctcgagttcagattaggtgggccgttcc
This window contains:
- the LOC107375598 gene encoding vinculin isoform X4, with the protein product MMPVFHTKTIESILEPVAQQISHLVIMHEEGEVDGKAIPDLSVPVAAVQAAVSNLVRVGKETVQTTEDQLMKRDMPPAFIKVENSSSKLVQAAQMLKADPYSVPARDYLIDGSRGILSGTSDLLLTFDEAEVRKIIRVCKGILEYLTVAEVVETMEDLITYTKNLGPGMTKMSKMIEERQQELTHQEHRQMLINSMNTVKELLPVLISAIKIFVATKSSRGAGVEEAERNRKFTFEKISAEMHEIIRVLQLTTWDEDTWANKDMEALKRSLALIESKMAQAKSWLKDPHGQPACCPLGDPGEVALRVILDEAGKVGELCAGKERKDILATTKALGQMSDQIADLRVRGQGPTPGCVQRAGQCSQGLDLLFGKVDSAARRLEALINAKQAIARRLDAAQAWLADPNGGAEGEENIRALLAEAKRIADLCEDPKERDDILRSINEIAGLAARLVELRKQGKGDSPEARALAKQIGAALLNLQSKTNRAVANMRPAKPAVTLEGKMEQALRWVNNPGVDDRGVECERLQWITGQAAIRGMVGEGKRLAGGLLGPYRQDMIGRCDRTEALMTSLADMANRGEAEAPHARATAAQLQDTLKDLRQHMQEVMTQEVSDVFSDTTTPIKLLAVAATAPPDAPNREEVFEERAGNFETHAGRLGATAEKAAAVGTANKSTVEGIHAAVKHARELTPQVTSAARILLKNPGNKAAYEHFDTMKNQWIDNVERMTGLVDEAIDTKSLLDASEEAIKKDIDKCRVAMANVQPQMLVAGATSIARRANRVLLVAKKEVENSEDPRFRDTVKHASDILSHTISPMVMDAKAVAGNIQDKALQKAYLDSCLRILAAVGKVREAFQPQEPDFPPPPPDLDQLHVNDEQAPPKPPLPEGEVPPPRPPPPEEKDEEFPEQKASEVLSEPMMVAARQLHDEASKWSSKGNDIIAAAKRMALLMAEMSRLVRGGSGNKRALIQCAKDIAKASDEVTRLAKEVAKQCTDRRIRTNLLQVCERIPTISTQLKILSTVKATMLGRTNISEEESEQATEMLVHNAQNLMQSVKETVREAEAASIKIRTDAGFTLRWVRKTPWYQ